Within Ipomoea triloba cultivar NCNSP0323 chromosome 9, ASM357664v1, the genomic segment CCTCGAAGAGCTTTAGCTTGGCGCGAGCCGAAATCACCACGAAGCCCTTGCTTTGGAGCCCGCTCGAGTTACTACCGACTATGAAGAGCTGCTGAAAGAAACTGAGGGATGGAGGAACGGACATCTGGCTACACCTAACTAGAAAGGCAGATAAAATCCTGTGGGAGTTGGCAAGACCCATTTGGAGGAACTCTATCACGAATGGGTGCAGGGGGAAGGCAAGACCCATTTGGAGGGAAGTAAGGTGTACCCCGAAGTGATGTGGGGAGGGGGGCTCTAGAAGGGTGCGACCGTGGGCGGGGATGACGACCTCGGCCGAGGGTTCGACCAAAGATCGTGCGAGGGCGATGTCATAGGCGTCCAAGGCCGTGGCCCTAGTATGACTTGGGATGTAGGGGTCAAGCACCATGTGGAGCTTGCTACCATAATGCTCAAGCAAAGGCTCAGGAACTATCACATGCGGAGGTGCTACGTCCATGGGGTTCACAAAGGGCGAGACAATCTCGGTGATAGGGTAAGGAAAGCGATCCGAAGTTAAAGCTTCTTCACTTGACGAGGGTAGCTCAACGTGGCTAATGGAGTCAAGCAAACTCTCGTACGGGTCATACGAGGAGGAGTGCATGCAAACTAATGAAACGAAACCGAAACTTAACAAAAGAATTGAAACAAACGTGGAACGCGAAGAAGGAGGAGAGGCTACTAACCGACTCTAGGTAGGACAGAGTGAACGGGTTGACCTGGGGAGGCTGATCGGAATCGGCTGACCCGGACAGTGGGCTCGGCGACGACAGCTCGGCTCGGCAGTCCGGCTCCGCGGCGCAGCGGCGGGCTGGGCTGGGCAGTGACGGCTCGACATGGCGTGGCTGCTGGTGGCGGGTGACGACGCGGTCGGCGGCGCTCCGGTAGTGGTGATCTCCGGCGAGGGGAGAGGAGATTTTGGGGGAGGAGAAATTCTTGTAACTTGTTGTGTTGTGTGGTGTGGGGAAGAATGGACTGGGTGAGAGGGTTTATATAGAGGATGGGAAGAGGAGAATGGGGggaattttgaaattcaaaaatttGGGGTGAAAAGATGATGGGATGGTAAGAGTGTTGGAATGGTGTTGGGAGTATTTATAGCCTTAGTGTAAGGGTTGTAATGGGATTGGGCTCTTGGAGGGTTAAGGATAATTTATGAGATAAGATTTTATTTGTGGGCGGTCTCCAAGCGCGATAGGAACTCTGACAGAGACGGACTCTGACTCAACCTGACGTAGACGCCTATAAATAGTTCGTGTTTACTCTCTTTCGTTGTCGAAGTCTCGCAACTCAGAGggtgggggactgatgatggaataattaggaTCGGGTGCGGAGGATGGACAGAGCAAACCGTGACCGAAGCGGGCACGTGGACCTGGGGTCAGCCGCGTGTCCAGGGTCAGTCTAGGCCACGGGCTGACCGCacttggccgaggtcagccctCGGCCACGGACTGACCTTGACTCGGTCAAGGTCAGCCTCGGCAGAACCCGTCACTTGGCCAAGGTCAGCCCTCGGCCAAGTAATGGGTCTTGGGTCCGCACGTGTCCGGGTCTCGCGGCGGGGGTTGCGGTCTGAGCCGTTGGGCGCGCTTTTCCTGCGATTCCTCCGGGTCTGTTAGGCCTAAAGCTAGTATAAAAGCATGCTAGTTTGTCTTGTTATGACATCTACATTTATTCTTATCACtcttgtcttgttattacacATGCATTATTTGTAATAGCGTTATCcgttatttaatatatacttaCCCCGCGGTACACTTTGATCCATCACTTGTCATACCCCCTTTATTTAACCGGGTTTTGTAATTCGGACCACCCGagttattaaaatccatcacttggtaaaaaatttgtaaaactgAAAGTTAATAATATTTTGGGGTGTAtagtaaatagctgttagctaattgagttagtggatttgactagttgatagcattagctgattgtcaaaaaatgtttagtaaattagctATTAACTGATAGTTGATATgctgattatatgcaaaatgagtttctcaaaaagcttatcGAAAAAGCTGTTTTgagtaattttttgaattttaatgtttttgagtaaaaagctgttacaaaaaactaattaatcaaacacttgtATTGATCatttaaccaaattaaacaactaataatggtcaaataaaataaaattagttgaTAAGCTTTTACCAAATAGTAACCTTATCTTATCATAATCATACTCCAACCTCCCTTATTTGCCTCTCCAACTCTCCAAGTCTCCAACCATCTTTAATCAAGCAAAAATATGATGTTCTCAAGTTTGGAGAGAAATCCAAATGGTTGACATGACGTGCGTAGAAAGTCTTAGCAAACATGCATAGTCGCATAGAACATTATGGTTCACTCACTTGCCACTTGTGTACATATTccttttaaattaatttgaagACAAATAATTCTCTTCAATAAATTCATCactccaataaaaaaaaaatacaactcaaattgagtttttttttttaaaagtaaacgtagctattccattaattcataacataaaacgtttacatcaatgattaatgaaatggtaaaccattctttacagtcagacatagaaacaacttttctaactatgctatagaaaacttgaatcgcagactgtttcataactatgaagctatgttccttcagggatcttaaagcttcatcaaagatctgggtcttcgtcatcattctttttggctcgcccaggataaaatcaacacttgtcgaaaccaaacaaTTGAGTTTATTTGAATCACATCAAATTTAATTCGTCACGTCAATGCTAAGCTAAGCCACAAGAAACTCCCATTAAAGCAAATTGGAAAAGGAGACAATAGACACATTGCATTATATGAGGTTGGCAATTTCTTCACGAAAACCCAAATGAGGTAAGAGTTCATTATAAAATAGTCCACTCAATTTTCGCACGGGTCTTGCTAATATCTACGTAGTATTTTATAGACATAAGACCTTCCTTGTCTCAAATATGACATTTCATGCAATGGTGCATCCCATAGGATATTAAGACATTATGGGCAATGACTAGTGGGTACAAGGGCAATTTGAGATTTTGGTTAGGTttagaaattaagaaaatgacttttgaaaaatattttttgaaaaataatttttcagaaaatagtttcattttcagtgtttagtTGCATTTTGAAAAACTgttttggtgtgtttggttcattttctgaaaaataagtagaattgtataactaaacattttaattattttatttaaaatataaaaatattaaaaataattttacttattaatttttttaaaaaaaacacatctGATTTCTGTTGCGAAAATCAGAGTAGTGCTCTAGTTGCTCTTGTTTTCAGCGGAAAGCAGACCTATGGTCTCCGCCGGAAACAAACATTGTCATTGTTGGATGgactttggaaaatgacttccgccaaattttggcagaagtcattttcctccaaaaaaGCCTTATTTTCCCAAGTTaatgaaaatgatttccattgacttaatttaatttctagATACACCCAAACATTAGAAACccggaaaattatttttaaaaattattttccgggtttccaaacacacccttagagaTACGAgtagaataaaaaatattaagaaaaagtGTTGTCACTGTATTTATCATTTATGTGAAATTGAGTAGCTAAACTTAAAATGTATGCAATTAAAtcagtaaacaaaaacatatgtgcaattaagatttttttttatttttcttggtagaattaagttatatattttttttttggtggggagAATTAAGTTATATTGCTTACAtgatatatactaaaaattttattttcatcattCATGCTAATAATTGGAAAGAAAGATTCAAATGTTTTCAATTCAAATTgaacatgaaaaaataaaaaattatctccCAATTATACATAGTTTACTTCTTTAATGACTCAATTTCACATGTTTTAAATTCAGTgatttaattacacaaaaattataaattattttaaaaacaatcaCTTTAGAAGTAATTTCGTAGATCACATTTTTTTAGATAGAGAGAGGGTGTATATTCACATTTTTCAAGATAAACTTTTTTCTATCTTGACGGTAATAATAGTTACCGgatgtatttgagtattatttgtgtaatgtTGAGTACTGTGTTTTGAGTACAGTATCAGTTCAGTGTGTgtttttgtctagtaagaagtatCGTCCTTCTACAAGTGTTGTGAGGCTTTTTATCTTCCCCAGCGTAGTAATAGAGCGTTAATGCTAGGAGCGTTGAGCATTAACGCTGAGGAGCTTTGAGGAACCgtttgagcattgatgctgaagAGCTGAGGAACGTTGAGGATTGATGAGGAGCTGAGCATCAATGAGGGGCTGAGgaccgttgagcattaatgctgaggagccaTTGAGCGTTAATGCTGAGGAGTCGTTGGAGTGAAGTGCTGAACGGCTGACCATCTATTCattgccttcgggtcagtgctgaGTTGCTGATGATTTGGGTCagtgctgatgcccaattatcctgtaaccagtccccccactccctagctaaCGAGAGTGGTAGAGGTGGTTTGGGGGTAATGACatgtgaatttttatttatttatttattatttttttttcggaTGGTAAGAGCAATgtggccgaggtcaggcctcggcCGAttttttggccgaggtcaggcctTGGCCGATTTTTTGGCCGAGGACACCTCGGTCAAAATTTAATTGACCGAGGGatgacctcggccaaaattGATTTTGGCCAAAATTGATTTTGGCAGAGGTGACCTTGGCCAAAAGATGGGCCTAGGTCATCTTGgtcactttatttatttatttaatttttttttgtttttcttttttgttttgttttgttttgttttgtttgtttatttgtttgttttgtttttttttttgtttatttttttggcgCTTTGTGTGTGAGCTCACTTCGACCAGCCGTAGGCTtggtcaaaggtcagctctctCGTCAGGTGGCTAGCGAGAttggatctcgtgccggccctaagggaatagagtgtttgtttgtttgttgttttttatttttattttttttttattttgaatgatAACTAGGACAGACCATCAGCGACTGACATGTTTTTTTGAATGATAACTAGGACGGACCATCAGCgaatgacatgttttttgcgttgcaCGGGCTTCTCCTTTAACTCACTGTCTCTTCCTTCCTCGCCTTGGTCGCACCTTTTCTTCTTGTTGTTGCAGGCTGAAGGCTCAGGatcttcctttcgccacacatgGTCAAGTAGGCcttgttgatgctggtactgtcccAGATACTTAACGAATTGAGTAAAGTATCCGCTCTGCACCAGTTCCTCTACTTGTCTTTTTAAAGTATGGCACTCGTCAGTATCATGTCCAATCTGCCGGTGGAACTGACAATACTTGGTTTGGTCCTCGCACGTAGAAACTGTTATACactctgagggaaaatgcaccattcccatttcctcagcatgacttagaatcacgctaaccgggtgagtAAGAGGTGTTAAGTGTCATGGTGGGGCGAGACGAGGCCTTTCCTGAACTTTCCCCTTCGTTGCGGATAACTGGTTTGGGTGTGGTGCATGGTTGGTCGGACCAATTTTGTCAGGTTGCACACTCCTCCTGCCATcttcctcatctttcttctttctgTTAGCCTCCTCGGCCTCTGCATAGCGGTGTGCTATCCTCATTAGCTCCTCATAGGAGCGTGGATGGTGAGTGTTCAATTGTTTATGAAAATTTCCTGACCTCAGTGccttgatgaagatgagaattgcTGCCTTTGAATCGAAatcatatacgttgttgacctcttttttccatttgcttaaaaagtctcgcaggctttcccCCCTATCCTGTTTTACCCCGCAGAGATACGAGAATGGTTTTTTATGCTGTATATTTCTGGAGAAATAGGTCAAGAAACTTTTGGACAGCTCTGCAAAGGTCTGAATTGATCCGTccgggattgtgttaaaccaatcttgcgccgttccgtccaaagtggacaagaacgctctgcacatgatggcatcACTTGCCCAAATCATCACCATGGCTGCTTTGTATCTCGTCATATGGGCACGCGGGTCAGAAGTaccagtgtaggccttgatggtgggtagtcaaaaatcttttggaagaggaacttccattatgtccggagagaatggagcggccattcttacctccggttctggtgaatgttctcttgcttctacccGTCTCTCTAGCTCTTCTAtttgtttttgaagtttttccACCACTTCTTTCTGCATGTTTGGGGTTTGCCTAAGTGCCGTGGGCGGACATAGAGTTGGCCCCCTAGACTCACCCATTCCTTCCATCTGGTGCTGATGCAACTGCTCACCTTGTTGTGGACCCGGTGCCCTTTTGGTCTTTGGTTGTGCCCACAACTTTGGCTGGATAGTAGCCTTTCTACCCCACCGTCCCATGACGGGCATAGAAACGGTCGGCCAACAAGCTGCACCATGATACAAACGTTGGGTCTTCTGTTCACCTATTTCCCCATTCTGTGCGGATGCCTGGGGCAGTTGAGCTTGAGATTGTACCTCCACCTCTGGAGGAGGCGATGGCAGTGGTGAGGCCTGACCTCGCGTCCCTGCTACTAGCTGGGCCATCGTTGCCGCCGCCTGTTGAATGATGTGCGCCGCTGCTTGGAAGTCCgtggcttggatgggagcagcgttcacttgGAGGGGAGCACGGCCCCCATGGTGACCATTGTCTTGACGAGAGtcatgagagctgctggatccagattgCGCCATCgacagtgatgagatgagctgggtgttttgtgatttgtgacGATTGCCTGAGATCTGATCCCGGCTCTCAActaaagcaccaatgacggtaataatagTTACCGgatgtatttgagtattatttgtgtaatgttgagtacagtgttttgagtacagtatcagttcagtgtgtgtttttgtctagtaagaagtgtcgtccttctacaagtgttgtgagcctttttatcttcCCCAGCACAGTAATAGAGCGTTAATGCTAGGAGCGTTGAGCATTAACGCTGAGGAGCTTTGAGGAACCgtttgagcattgatgctgaggagctgaggaacgttgagcattgatgaggagctAAGgaccgttgagcattaatgctgaggagctgaggagccgttAAACGTTAATGCTGAGGAGTCGTTGGAGTGAAGTGTTGAATGGCTGACCATCCATTCattgccttcgggtcagtgctgaGCTGTTGATGATTTGGGTCagtgctgatgcccaattatcctgtcataTCTGATCTAGCAATTTCCATTCATGAACTGATGAACCCAattctctatatataaattatattaattataattgttatttatCCCTGGTCATATGAATAGGACATTTGTTGACTTTAATATATAAGTGGAGATTCATATGGAGTGTCACTTTAGATATTGGATTTGCTAGTGGGTTTCTGTTTATGGACAAGCAATTAAATGTCTGCCATCATATCCAAAAATGGGCTGTTTAAGAAATTCGGTATTGGTCAATAGCTAATTATTCAACTTTTGGTTCCCAATCAAATGATTTAGTCTCTGCTTTAACTCTGATTATtggcaatatatataatgactcATATGTTAGTATCACAAACTCACTAACATCATTTGGTCAAACaattgacttaataatcacATGATTTCAAGTATAACTAATTTTCTCTAGGAATTGTTCattaattttcttgatttgagtcaatTTCCTTTGAGAGTTGTTCATTAATTTTCTTAGTATGAGTCGATTATATATGAACAATTTACACTACATTACCTCTTAGCTTTGTGGTCCTTTATTAGTTACGTTCACTTGAATATTTCACCTAATACGCACCTCTAAATAGCAATTGCGGACTTTCTCACAAATCAAaacatttgataattgtttagtattcaaaataatattaatattaaataaaatattaaacatgttaatatattaattgcgtATTGCAATGGTCGGAGTGCGTATTAATTTCTTAAGTAATGAAGGTATAAATTTTATTCgtgatattttaaaatcatttacagtattttggtaaagatatataaattcaattgtataatATTCtctttttagtactattaactACTCAATTACAAGgtagtatttattttatactttctctATCTATTGCATCCGAAAAAGTAAATACTCCACCACCTAGGTTCAACTTGTAGCCTTCTTCCAAGAAGAGCCATAGAGATGCCATTTGAGCATAAGATGCTTGGCAATTACTTAATATTctaattatgtacatatatgcaTTCTGAATATCCATTAATCAATTTCAGACATTCTTTTTATGTGCATATTAAGTATAACCCTTTGTGTGCTTATAATAAAACACATAGCTGGTTAACATGCGTTATTACATGGCTCTTTTAAGAGAATAATCTCACACCATTTTATAGCTACTATGCAAATGTAATTTAGCccattaaaataagaaaaaaaaatgttattttcactagtaataattaaaaaaaaattattgacatggtactataaattttatatatatatatatatatatatatatattcgttaaTTAGTTATGAATTATCTTACGAGCCACCTTAgtaagtgtaaaaagaaaagtttaaaagttaggtatataattatttacaataattacaCTTCaaaaaagcaaaagtaaaaGCTAAAGAAAAGGGTTTTTGGATGCGAATGTAGTGTTGTAGTAAAAAAAGtaagaaagaaaagatagcAACCCGAtcttacagggcgtttggttggtaGGAGGGAATTAAAGGGAAAAGAATtttaattcggtggaattgcaattcaatgaataaagtatgaattgaaattgcagtgtttggtatgcagaaataagAACATAGTAGTAGTAGTGCTGCTGCTGACAGTAGCAGTAGCAGCAgcagtgataataataataataataattctttcaataataataataagtatactaataataattctttcaaaataataataataataataataataattaataataataattctttaaaattaaaaaaaaaaaaaagaaaaaagacaaagAGTATGAGAGGAGGGGTAAAATTTGTCTTTACTCCAacaaaattgcccctcctctccaccgaattgcaatttatGGGGGTATTccataaattgcaattcatcatttggagaaaattacaattttacagaattgcaattctctccaaccaaacaatgtattTTAGGAATTCattaaattgaaattcaatgaattgtaattcccccAAATTATACTCAACCAAACTGCCCATTGATTGTACTTCGTGCctcaaaataatttaagaagGGGTCTACAAATCAAAAGCTGTTTCTCCTTTTGTTGAGAAACTTTATTTCATtgctaaaatattaattaagggTAATGCATGCATctgttaatttttcttttagttaaTCTGAAACcacaaattataaaaatgtttacTATTTTTTGTTATTGTGGATTTGTGGGCACGTTTAAAGGTAAGGTTTGAATCAAATTGTATATTTAAAGTGAAGAATACAACAGAATATATATAGTTACACATCAGGCTTCTAAGGGAAGTTACAATAGAATATAAGCTCAATTTAAGGCTAACAAACAGAGAAAGAGTAGGCGGGAAATTAAATTAgcatataaaaataatacaaacataattcgTCTTTAATATGTCCTCGTAAGATAGTGGATCTGTTGGAGACACCTAGCTTGGACCAAAATGGGAGAAACAAGGTGTGACCCAACGACATGGGGAGTACATATGCAATTTAACACCTCCAAGGAATATGCATTATGTACAAACAAAGAATCATCAGCCACCGTTTcgtgcacaaaaaaaaaaaaaaaagatttcaaaTTAAAGCAAGGTGCTTCATCTTAGAATGAAAcactatttatttataatttttaaatttgattttttgtgtttagtaGTATTTtgaatgtagtttctaaatacataaatttcatatactaattctaaatttaatattataaaaaattaaattgtaaataaattcAGTCAAGTCTTGTTAACCTAAATTGTATACATAAAATAAGGCAGaatgagtatatatattattaatgtattcctaaataaaattcttattccATTAGTTATTCCGGGATTTTACCATTTGTAGAAGTCCATAGGAAATGTGGTGCATGATTATTACAAGTATCTTGTGAGTGATGGAGCGATCAAACTACAGTGAATGAAAACTGTAACCTTGTAGGCAAATTAAAGGGGCTTTAGATGCCTATAAAAGAATTGATGAAGCAGCTAGTATCTAGCCCAACCTAGTGAAACAAAGCATTATATTTAccctatcatatcatatcatatcctaGCTAGCTATAAGCTACCaacctacaaaatgattttgCAGGAACCTATACAACTACCTGTCCTGGATATATCTCAGCCCCTAAATCCTCATTCTCTGTCTGCTCTTGCTTCAGCCTGTAAGGATTGGGGATTCTTTCATGTTTCCAATCATGGAATCTCCAAACATCTTTATGAAAAAATCCATTCCCTATCCAATAACCTCTTCAACCTCCCTCCAGATACCAAACTCAAGCTGGGCCCCTTTGCATCCCTAAGAACTTACACCCCTCATTTCATTGCATCTCCCTTTTTTGAGAGCCTCAAAGTTTCTGGACCTGACTTTCTGTCCTCTGCCCAGACTTCTGTAGATGTCCTTCTTGGTGAAAACCACACTGAattcaggtatatatatatatatatgctcccTTCACATCCCAGTTAGTTTGTTGTTGAGTTATTGCCCATAATCCATCCGACTTCTGTCCAACAATTTTCCAGTCTTTTGATGTTGGATTTGACCTTTATTAGTCCTGCTCAACAATCTCTAATTGTATTGTTTCAAGAATTTATCACTACACCAAATATGGATGGAATTTACCTTGTCCCCAACCAGAATAGGAAACAATTTTAGGAAacgggtatatatatatatatatatatatatatatatatatatatatatatatatatatactctctctgtcccattactattcattggtcaaactaactctttttttattgtttattttctttagtaatttttaattatttttaaatttaattttttgtgtttaccagtacttttaatgtagtttttaaatatatgaattttatatactaatactaaatttaatattatgaaaaattgaattaaaaataatttcagtcaagcctcgttaaccgaatcagacaaacaaaatgggagggaggtagtattattttaatttttgaaacgACTTAGATTACaattatttaacattttgactAAAGGTTGACTGGGAATGGAGAATTCACGTCCTTGCCTAATTCCCTGGGACCGAGATGGGGAATATTTTCAATTCCCCGTCGGGGACGTGATGGGTCCCGCCCATCCCGTTGCCATTGCTAACGCCAAAAGCTAACCCGTAGCAAAGGTCCAAATTTATTTTCACACATTTTCAAGATGCAAGGCGTTAGATTTAGCTCTTTAGACCTCCGACCAATAATCTCTTATTCACTTAGTGCTAAACTTGGCATCTCACTGAACTCCGCTCAACGGTAacattttctttcccttttctaATCTGTAGTCTGGTGATGAAAGAATATGGGAGCAAAATGACAGAGCTGTCAAGGTTAATCATGAAAACAGTGTTGATGAGCCTGGGAGAAAGCTTTGAGAAGAAATACTACGACTCAGAATTCAGCAATTGCCATGGATACTTGAGAATAAATAACTACACCCCACCAGAATCCCTGGAAGGTGAAGTGGAGGGTCTTGGAATGCACACAGATATGAGCTGCATAACAATCGCGTACCAAGACGAAGTGGGCGGGCTACAAGTAAGATCAAAGGATGATGGGAAGTGGGTTGATATCATCCCCCGTGAAGGGACCCTCGTAGTGAACATTGGGGACATGTTGCAGGCTTGGAGCAACGAGCGGTTCAGATCATCTGAGCACCGGGTGGTGTTGAAGAAGCTTGTGAACCGTTTCTCTCTAGCTTTCTTCTGGTGCTTTGAAGATGAGAAGGTCATCTCAGCCCCTGATGAAGTGGTGGGCAAAGGAAATACAAGATTTTACAGCCCCTTTGTTTGCTCCCAGTATGTCAAGTTCAGGGAGAATGATGAGAAAGGTAAGTTTGAAAAGATTGGGTTCACAGTTAAAGATTATGCTGGCCTCAtgatggatttccttacttaggaTCTTCGTATATAGATATAGTATCTTATATAGgtaatgtataatattttgtgtatgtatattgcattcatgttTGAGATTTGTGTTACGTTTgtttttagttaattagtttGGTTTGTTTATAAGTGCATTATGAGATATATGCAAATTAAGACTACTTATAGTTGTTTAATGTTTTGTGTATACATGAGATAGATGTGTATTTACCATGGGTGTATTGGCAATAAAATCAAATCATTGTTTTCATTTaccaatatataatacattttcTCCTTGTTCTTTTAAGAGTATTACCATTGACgattgattttcctttttaattttttatgagtcTTATTATGgagcacctttttttttttttttttttttttttttttttttttttttttttttttttttttgggcacNNNNNNNNNNNNNNNNNNNNNNNNNNNNNNNNNNNNNNNNNNNNNNNNNNNNNNNNNNNNNNNNNNNNNNNNNNNNNNNNNNNNNNNNNNNNNNNNNNNNNNNNNNttttttttttttttttttttttttttttttttttttttctttagtacTATTATGGAGcacttaaaattatatttaaaacaaaaaagaaaaagagcatTACAATTGATTGATTAATTTTGTTTAACCCTTAATTGGAATGTGATTCAAACTGGTGACTTTTGGTTTGAAAAGATAACAAAGATGTCATCAAATCACAATGTAATTGATGTCAATGTCTTTTTTTCCCctaaaaaaaactcattttagCCATATATAaccctttctttctttctcttcctACATAACCATCTTctctcaatattttttttttgaaaatatcttctctcaatataaatgtttagttaatgttagaattgggaatgttAAATGTTTAGTTAATTCCGTAATGTTAATCCAATGGTGA encodes:
- the LOC116030451 gene encoding gibberellin 20-oxidase-like protein, with protein sequence MILQEPIQLPVLDISQPLNPHSLSALASACKDWGFFHVSNHGISKHLYEKIHSLSNNLFNLPPDTKLKLGPFASLRTYTPHFIASPFFESLKVSGPDFLSSAQTSVDVLLGENHTEFSLVMKEYGSKMTELSRLIMKTVLMSLGESFEKKYYDSEFSNCHGYLRINNYTPPESLEGEVEGLGMHTDMSCITIAYQDEVGGLQVRSKDDGKWVDIIPREGTLVVNIGDMLQAWSNERFRSSEHRVVLKKLVNRFSLAFFWCFEDEKVISAPDEVVGKGNTRFYSPFVCSQYVKFRENDEKGKFEKIGFTVKDYAGLMMDFLT